The sequence AGGTTATGCCACAAAAAGATACTTAGAAGtgatgaaaaaaatcaataaagttaGACGATGTTTTGTATTGGAAGACCATCAACTTTGTGATTGAAAACCGTCGTTTGACAATTGGCAGCCACCattgccgaatgggttgttgcgggactaccattcggaattcacagagagaacgtaggttcgagtctcggttaaacaccaaaatgaaaaaaaaagtgctttctaatagcgtttgcccctcggcaggcaatggcaaacatccgagtgtatttctgccatgaaaaagctcctcataaaaaacaaatatctgccgttcggagtcggcttgaaattgtaggtccctccacttgtggaacaatatcaagacgcacaccacaaatagcagaaggagctcagccaaagggagtacgcgccaattatatacttgcaaatatattgacgacgaggaatgtcatgctgccgcagaaagaaaggatgccgcctatagagccacgctgcgatcgggcgcaacgcgagccatgtgggatcgctacagaaaGCTAACAAAGgaagacgtattatccgacagaagaaacgagaggccgaaatacgagTGCGagaagcttgagatgctggccaataggaacaacgcccgaaaattcgaccagaaagttcggcggcttacagacgGTTTTAACACCGGGGCCTTTTcttgggtatattcagaaacgcattataaatgcgcagtaattgcaacgctggcaacactgccaatgtgacaagtgatgcaattgatagatttgttgacgatttgcaaaaagatttgttgcatttatgaacgcgttttacactaaaatagaagtattattgagtttagttgttgacgatatatttgaagtaaaaagtgatagttttttgctaaatttaagaaaaaaaagacgtgtaaagctaaaaagaagatcacatatagtaagatgttcattaaaacgaaaaattcccaaaaataaatctttttttcttaGACGCTAATGCTTCttaatttattgtgattgtaattcattacttttccaatttccaaaaaaaaaaaaaaactttttttgaaacaattagaaaattttcgctgcgcgatttgcccgtctattttcaaatcttttttcacttttttttatttcttccgccaccttattccacaaaacactctttttcctcctccctgaagcaaattcactttccatgctcagtcggacactgagaagcaactttacttccgatgtacttagataatcgctaaaatcaggaaaaatgtaataaaatattatttcaataacgtatatttaatatatctttgcattaaaagctaaaaaaaatagttttatactcacttttcatcagacatcatattagcgtaatcagcggcagtattaaaatttttcctgcaaataatgcgtgacgtttgatacaaaaatggcgttttggaacgcgatgcatttgcagtactgccatatttgcatttctgaacgcattgccaacactgcaaaagtacgttgcgcattataatgcgtttctgaatatacccctTGTAAGAACACaaacggcgatctggtgactgacatacagagcaatcttaaattaaggagggaacacttctcgaacctgttgaacagtgacagctgcgcatgtcactgagaatgtgaagatcccgataccccaaccgttgacgacggaattgacgttccgctacccgaccatgacgagttgagaatagcgataacgcggctaaagaataacaaagccacgggcgccgacggactgccggctgaactattcaaacatggcggcgaggagctggtaaggtgcatgcatccgcgtctatgcaaaatatggtcggagaaaagcatgcctgccgattggaatttaagtgtgctctgcccaatccataagaagggcgatcctgcaatctgtgccaattaacgcgggattagtcttctaaatatcgcctataacgttctagcgagcgtattgtgtaaaaggctgaagcccgccgtcaaccaactgatttgaccttatcagtgtggcttcagatctggaaagtctaccatcgaccaaatattcacaatacgccaaatcttggaaaacacccacgaaaggagaatcttctcgtcgacttcaaagctgcattcgacagtacggaaaggagttacttgtatgccgcaatgtctgaatttgatatccccgcaaaactaatactcgtacggctatgcaagatgacgttgctcaacaccagcagcgccgtcagaattgggaaggacctctccgaggcGTTTGATACGAAACGAGACAGGGTacctcgctgtcgtgtgacttctttaacctgatgttgaagAGCATCGTACGGCCCTAAcaacgcgctgttagttctgccttctccaaactggagaaagaggcaaagcgaatgggtctggtggtgaacgaggacaaaacgaagtacctcctgtcttcaaacaaacagtcggcacactcgcgtatcggcacccacgccacTGTAGGCAACTaaatataatttcgaggttgtaaaatactccgtttatttaggaaccagcattaacaccgataacaatgtcagccttgaaatccaacatagaatctctcttgccaacaagtgctactttggactaagtaggcaactgagcagtaaagtcctctctcgacgaacaaaactaacactctacaaggctctcatcatgcccgtcctacgatggaacgatgagctgtataagctttacgacgacatagacatagcgcagcgaataaagatccagcggctacgttggctgggtcaagtcgtccgaatggatacaaacgctccggctttgaaagtattcgatgcggtattagctggtggtagcagaggaagcggaaggtctcctctgcgttggaaagattaggtggagaaggacttggcttcacttggtgtgtccaactggcaccggttagcacgagaaagaaacgactggctttGTTAAAcccggccaaaatcacgtaagcggttatagcggcaattaagaggaagaagaaataTATTGACAATTGCAGAACTTGCTAATACTGTTAGCATTTCAACTggaaacaaaataagaaatttttgaaaaaaaatatttatttaaacctCTACTTTTTGAAACGCATCTTTACATTAAAAAGgggaaattgtggaaaacattTCAGCCCCTTTTAATTAAAGTATTTCTGATCTGTcctcaataaaatattattaaatttgccacttttatttttacaatttttgtccAGACGCGCTACACTGTAAGTCGTATCTATCAATTCAAGTGATTTTTGATAAGTCGCATATAGGAGCGAATCCAGCTAGCTATTGAAATACATATTACTGAAAGCAATCAGAAAACTTAGAAGTAGCAACTAAAAGGACATAAATTGCAACtctccaattttattttctatttttattttacatatgaATTTACTTCTCAGCTCACAGTGTAGTGTTGACAGGAAGCAGAAGCAATTCATTCAaacttaatttataataatcaaGACTACATTGTATCCAGGCATCGATTTTAGCAATTACCTCTGTAGATAATTCGTCTCTGTAGCCACCTGCCTCACCGCGCCGCACAAAGCTATTAGAAcgaaacaatatttaaatatattttaataatattataatcaattttagtaataattttttgcattacCTGTGGACCTCATATTTGGTCTGGAATTGAGCACGAAATTGTTCAAACTCCCAAAGATGATTTAGTTTGGGATTATCTGCAAGcaatgtgaaaataaatttctattaaaagAATGCTCACTGAAAGCAGTTTACTGTAATATTTTGACTAATCATCATTATTcagtttacaaacaaaataatcgaaacaataaataaagaatttcttattttctattaACTCACTTTTCATTTCGGCAAACGACAGATGATGCAGCATTTGTGTCATTTGCTCTTctgttatatttttgtttaaaaactggCATATATCTTTAATGACTTTTCGTAAATCCTTTTTCATACACTCAAAACTAGTGTAGAACACCCAGGGTTCGTCACGCAATGCATAGAACTCAGTAACATGCTCGAAATCCACAGCTGGCACCGATTTATCTTCCTCGGAATGTTGCAGAGCAAATTGCTCAAGCGTGGCGTCCATATTAAAACCGAGACTGCGTGTATGATAATAACGGGAAACAATATAATCTTTCGGATTGCGATAAACATAAATCAACTACGAAAAGAAAAGTAAACTGAGTTAtttaaataagaagaaaaaatgcaaTTGAAGAAGAAAACTTTATACCTTGGGTTTCTTAGTCCACAATTGCTCAGGTAGAAGCGGTAGTGGCATGTGTGATTTTATAAGGCGCGGCGATTTCAGCGCTTCCGTTGGTGCGAGAGCGGTATCCAAGTCTTTGTGCATCATATAattaaatctattaaaaaaaaatattttattcacataTTCATAGCAAAAACGATATAATACAAGATAAGGCAGATTGAGGTTAGAAGAGCGTAACTTTGCCAATAACGCAATAGTAATAGCGAATATTcggaaacaaaaatgaaaagttagGTTAGCTTAAGGTAAAAACGAAAGATAACgggaaggaaaaagttttttataaagaagaaaattcaagcaaaaattaatagttAGATTGGGCTGAGATAAGAAAAGAAGACAACAGGaaggaaaaacttttttataaggtaaaaaa is a genomic window of Anastrepha ludens isolate Willacy chromosome 6, idAnaLude1.1, whole genome shotgun sequence containing:
- the LOC128868248 gene encoding luciferin sulfotransferase, with the protein product MKEIPVIPKSYPTNLLKKDWTKRKLFEHTGQAFVDKVHDMEVKDDDVWLVTLPKCGTTWMQELLWLVLNDFDFAAARNEHLEVRTPFLEFNYMMHKDLDTALAPTEALKSPRLIKSHMPLPLLPEQLWTKKPKLIYVYRNPKDYIVSRYYHTRSLGFNMDATLEQFALQHSEEDKSVPAVDFEHVTEFYALRDEPWVFYTSFECMKKDLRKVIKDICQFLNKNITEEQMTQMLHHLSFAEMKNNPKLNHLWEFEQFRAQFQTKYEVHSFVRRGEAGGYRDELSTEVIAKIDAWIQCSLDYYKLSLNELLLLPVNTTL